One Dermacentor andersoni chromosome 6, qqDerAnde1_hic_scaffold, whole genome shotgun sequence genomic window carries:
- the LOC129382410 gene encoding tigger transposable element-derived protein 6-like gives MAMNVKKRVALTLKTKLEIIERVENGEKKCILEDLYGIPRSTLSTIVKNKAVIKAQAHETMRTSAQRLRPPAFSDLEKALYKWFLDVRARNIPVLGPMLQQKAKDFACILAAENFVASSGWLQRFKARYDIVGKTISGESETANCESIRKWLEEEWPQILAKYQPKDIFNANETGLFWQMLPRLTLDARGEPCHGGKQGKARITVLLAANMEGTVKLRPFVIGRFKTPRCMKECRVLPVEYASNKKCWMTRELFVKWLLAWDCELVREGRKVCVLVDNCTAHNTDVALNNIEVRFLPPNSTAKLQPLDQGVIRAFKAVYKSRLIDTLLVKLRMKQDLKIDLLGAIQMLKAAWDSVKGETIANCFRHAGFVPPEAHASSDDGDDPDEAEAELRELDEAWNDFLRFVGDMPATMTVEDFVGGDDISATTAVLTDAEIAAEVSEHPADEAQADPVDDENIPTSQEALAALDLLRRHCSAIEGSGFALVECLQTVEQGVIRNAINTKKQAAITQFFVRKLMNVTQERAP, from the exons ATGGCGATGAATGTGAAAAAAAGAGTGGCACTGACGTTAAAGACCAAGCTCGAGATAATTGAACGTGTCGAGAACGGCGAAAAGAAGTGCATTCTTGAGGACTTATATGGCATCCCAAGGAGCACTTTGAGTACCATTGTGAAGAACAAAGCTGTCATCAAGGCACAAGCACACGAGACCATGCGGACAAGTGCACAGCGTCTTCGGCCCCCTGCGTTCAGCGACTTGGAGAAGGCGCTCTACAAATGGTTTTTAGATGTCAGAGCTCGGAACATACCAGTGTTGGGGCCGATGCTTCAACAAAAAGCGAAAGACTTTGCCTGTATCCTCGCTGCCGAAAACTTCGTCGCCAGCTCTGGATGGCTGCAAAGGTTTAAGGCACGTTATGACATCGTGGGCAAAACGATCTCTGGCGAAAGTGAGACGGCTAACTGCGAGAGCATCAGAAAGTGGTTGGAAGAGGAGTGGCCGCAAATCCTTGCAAAATATCAGCCCAAGGACATCTTTAATGCGAACGAAACAGGCCTATTTTGGCAGATGCTACCCAGGCTTACCCTTGACGCACGTGGAGAGCCGTGCCATGGCGGGAAGCAAGGAAAGGCCCGGATCACTGTTTTGCTTGCCGCCAACATGGAAGGCACTGTGAAACTGCGACCCTTCGTCATCGGGAGATTTAAAACCCCAAGATGCATGAAAGAGTGCCGCGTACTCCCCGTAGAGTATGCTTCCAACAAGAAATGTTGGATGACGCGTGAACTTTTCGTAAAGTGGCTGCTTGCTTGGGACTGCGAGCTTGTGCGCGAGGGTCGCAAAGTGTGCGTCCTTGTTGACAACTGTACCGCGCACAACACAGATGTCGCACTCAATAACATCGAAGTTCGCTTTCTTCCGCCTAACTCTACAGCcaagctgcagcctttagatcaAGGCGTCATCAGGGCCTTCAAGGCAGTTTATAAGAGCAGACTGATTGACACTCTTCTCGTGAAGCTTCGTATGAAGCAAGACTTGAAGATCGACTTGCTGGGAGCAATCCAGATGCTTAAAGCGGCATGGGACAGTGTGAAAGGTGAAACGATTGCCAACTGCTTTCGGCACGCAGGTTTTGTTCCACCAGAGGCCCATGCATCAAGTGACGATGGTGACGATCCCGACGAAGCAGAAGCCGAGCTCCGCGAGCTCGATGAGGCCTGGAACGATTTTTTGCGTTTTGTTGGTGACATGCCCGCAACAATGACTGTAGAAGACTTCGTAGGTGGCGACGACATCTCAGCGACCACGGCTGTACTGACGGACGCCGAAATCGCTGCGGAAGTCTCTGAACATCCCGCAGACGAAGCTCAGGCTGACCCTGTAGACGATGAGAACATTCCGACTTCACAAGAAGCACTTGCTGCGTTGGATTTACTGCGCCGCCACTGCAGTGCTATTGAGGGCAGTGGGTTTGCCCTTGTTGAGTGTTTGCAAACTGTGGAACAGGGCGTGATACGGAATGCGATCAACACCAAGAAGCAGGCCGCGATAACGCAGTTCTTTGTGCGTAAATTAATGAACGTGACCCAA gaacgggcgccttag